The following coding sequences are from one Parambassis ranga unplaced genomic scaffold, fParRan2.1 scaffold_70_arrow_ctg1, whole genome shotgun sequence window:
- the ctc1 gene encoding CST complex subunit CTC1 isoform X4 produces the protein MNRPVFLPHWNYIPHNPVVQDVDGPAGYVELIGSPVLLCPGPEQVVAVGGGEGAGLSGAVGVREAAALLHNRVRGQRVSVCGRVGSVCPLLVVAGTTFFCFTLTDGSHSLPVLIKDSSRLWWSQCVCVGQSVCVTDLRVCVLRGWRGNNILCVTERSELHNNYTQEHTPVADTHTQLDTPLMSQHEEVCERAEPEAVQSAVRMKRSRVISYQGTVTEVVSEGAGLYVIDGKVGLCLSYQPPVRRRLRVGDGVELHHVHFLYRPCPDFPPSMLCTCLRSSLKVTAFSRVGGAPPAAHCPGDGVLPRLLLQKNVGVSEYLWACHLSSQLSHSLVLGVLQQQCVCVLSWKLMESLWRQQGRGRRDIYSEMLDEPHSCPLTQYSVDPAVHQYVSVSELCQSLQLDCWSSVSLSSLLPPDGPSMTRSQLNSALSWSCKTLSSDPQTGDSLRQRPLLLVGVLELPSQTSELKHSLQLRDGTGAVACIATETSEEDDGGQMPPSNTAWIGCLVCVLQFTMVMERFLKSDFPSYQHLDQEKFITKKHSRVYLQFSLDHVHILSPSVAMVTHLRQKAESSESDVTARKDTAEEETAWRKRRREEPDSVSTTTCPRGDGARPCVSIVIRVEQKEGVTWRNVGAGSHVEGAGLILCFSVRAAVIGPVVSWGQDPKNRPMMDRETDRQGEDKVVLMFCGGSARWFPVLQPGCLYRLTAADTQDPGLLIGCQVSGRSGVDLHTDSTLQVRSGWRFHTLTRPLRLHPCRQALSPSVLSVSEVLACRSDLVCFQGLVSERISLSDRTTDSGHTHTGVRLTLCDQSGRSLQVYLDLSHTPYPPGLLPGNTLLLSAFQRRMSRAGSVYCSYLPVSSITVMSLGDTRSVRPPVPMMHLAQWALDTEQRCIVGQVKGHVVCFLFLQLQWSCSLCGSVYTKVHNTLYTQSCCSPRCPSSSSVFQSRAKLVIDDGTGEAHVWVSGALVRPLLGLADCQWEGLQRVLRVKGHLRVVPRGQSSVRDAEDALLHFLLCWCSSDAVCRPLCLTCRTHCRQRSDDLRRFSRGDRDFMTRLTRPLQLTCLHLT, from the exons aTGAATCGTCCCGTCTTCCTCCCTCACTGGAACTACATCCCCCACAATCCCGTAGTGCAGGATGTGGACGGACCTGCAGGCTACGTGGAGCTGATTGGTtctcctgtcctgctgtgtccTGGTCCTGAGCAGGTGGTGGCTGTTGGTGGTGgagagggggcggggcttagcGGGGCAGTGGGAGTCAGAGAGGCCGCAGCGTTACTGCACAACAG GGTCAGAGGACAgcgggtgtctgtgtgtggacggGTGGGTTCcgtctgccctctgctggtcgtAGCAGGAACAACGTTCTTCTGTTTCACACTGACGGACGGCTCacactcacttcctgtcctcatAAAG GACAGCAGCAGGTTGTGGtggtctcagtgtgtgtgtgttggacagagtgtgtgtgtgacggatctgcgtgtgtgtgtcctgcgaGGCTGGAGAGGAAACAACatcctgtgtgtgactgagcgCTCTGAATTACACAACAActacacacaggaacacacacctgtggcagacacacacacacagctggacacGCCTCTGATGTCACAGCATGAGGAGGTCTGTGAGAGGGCGGAGCCTGAGGCCGTCCAATCAGCTGTGAGGATGAAACGGTCCAGAGTCATCAGTTACCAG GGCACGGTGACCGAGGTGGTGAGCGAGGGGGCGGGGCTCTACGTGATTGATGGGAAGGTGGGCCTGTGTCTGTCCTATCAGCCGCCTGTGAGGAGGAGACTGAGGGTGGGAGACGGAGTGGAG CTGCACCatgttcacttcctgtatcGGCCCTGTCCTGACTTCcctcccagcatgctttgcaCCTGTCTGCGCTCCAGCTTGAAGGTCACGGCCTTCAGTCGAGTGGGGGGAGCTCCGCCCGCCGCCCACTGCCCAGGTGATGGAGTGTTGCCACGGTTACTGCTGCAGAAAAACGTGGGCGTGTCTGAGTACCTGTGGGCGTGTCACCTGAGCTCACAGCTGTCACACAG cctgGTCCTCGgcgtgctgcagcagcagtgtgtgtgtgtgttgtcctggaAGCTTATGGAGTCTTTGTGGAGACAACAAGGACGAGGACGCAGGGACATCTATTCAGAGATGCTGGATGAGCCtcacagctgtcctctgacacaG TACAGCGTGGACCCTGCTGTCCATCAGTATGTCAGTGTTTCGGAGCTCTGTCAGTCTCTGCAGTTGGACTGCTGGTCCTCGGTCTCACTGagctctctgctgccccctgatGGACCCAGTATGACTAGATCCCAGCTCAACTCGGCCCTGTCCTGGTCCTGCAAGACTCTGTCCTCTGACCCACAGACTGGGGACAGTCTCAG acagcgccccctgctgttggTGGGAGTGTTGGAGCTTCCATCTCAGACGTCTGAGCTCAAACACAGCCTGCAGCTCAGAGACGGTACAGGAGCTGTGGCCTGCATCGCCACGGAAACCAGTGAGGAGGATGATGGCGGTCAGATGCCCCCCTCTAACACCGCCTGGATCG gctgtctggtgtgtgtcctgcagttCACGATGGTGATGGAGAGATTCCTTAAATCTGACTTCCCTTCCTACCAACACCTGGACCAGGAGAAGTTCATCACAAAGAAACACTCCag GgtttatttacagttttctcTGGACCATGTTCACATCCTCAGTccttctgttgccatggtaacacacCTGAGGCAGAAGGCGGAGTCATCAGAGAGTGACGTCACAGCGAGGAAAGacacagcagaagaagagactgcctggaggaagagaagaagagaggaaccTGACTCTGTGTCCACGACAACATGCCCTCGGGGTGACGGAGCCCGGCCCTGTGTCTCCATAGTGATCAGGGTGGAGCAGAAGGAGGGCGTGACCTGGAGGAATGTGGGGGCGGGATCACACgtggagggggcggggcttatcCTGTGCTTCTCAGTGAGAGCTGCAGTCATTGGTCCTGTGGTCAGCTGGGGACAGGACCCAAAAAACAGACCAAtgatggacagagagacagacagacagggggagGACAAG gtggtgCTGATGTTCTGTGGTGGGTCAGCTCGGTGGTTTCCTGTCCTCCAGCCCGGCTGTCTGTACAgactcactgctgctgacaCTCAG GACCCCGgtcttctgattggctgtcaggTCTCGGGGAGGAGCGGTGTTGACCTCCACACTGACTCCACCCTACAGGTCAGATCTGGTTGGAGGTTCCACACTCTGACACGCCCCCTGAGGCTGCACCCCTGCAGAcag gCTCTCTCGCCCTcagtcctctctgtctctgaggtttTGGCCTGCAG GTCAGACCTGGTGTGTTTCCAGGGTCTGGTGTCTGAGAGGATCAGCCTGAGTGACAGGACCACGgactctggacacacacacacag gAGTGCGTCTCACACTGTGTGATCAAAGTGGGAGGAGCCTCCAGGTGTACCTGGACCTAAGCCACACCCCCTACCCACCTGGCCTGTTACCAGGCAACACATTACTGCTGTCTGCTTTCCAAAGGAGGATGTCcag ggcaGGCAGTGTGTACTGCTCATATTTACCTGTCAGCTCCATAACGGTGATGTCACTGGGAGACACCAG aTCTGTCCGTCCTCCTGTTCCCATGATGCATCTGGCTCAGTGGGCTCtagacacagagcagaggtgcattgtgggtcaggtcaaaggtcacgtggtgtgtttcctgttcctgcagctgcagtggaGCTGCTCACTGTGTGGCAGTGTGTACACAAAGgtacacaacacactgtacacacag tcttgtTGCAGCCCTCGGTGTCCTTCGTCCTCGTCCGTCTTTCAGTCCAGAGCAAA GCTGGTGATTGACGATGGGACGGGGGAGGCTCACGTCTGGGTCTCAGGTGCTCTGGTCCGTCCTCTGCTGGGATTGGCTGATTGTCAGTGGGAGGGGCTTCAGAGGGTTctcagggtcaaaggtcacctcaGAGTGGTCCCTCGGGGACAGAGCTCG GTGAGAGACGCTGAGGACGCTCTgctccacttcctgttgtgttggTGCAGCAGTGACGCTGTGTGTCGGCCGCTCTGCCtcacctgcaggacacactgcaggcagagaTCGGATG ACCTTAGGCGGTTCAGTCGAGGAGACAGAGACTTCATGACCAGACTGACTCGTCCTCTGCAGCTCACCTGTCTGCACCTGACCTGA
- the ctc1 gene encoding CST complex subunit CTC1 isoform X1 — protein MDPLRLFLDRFESRSEAESAWLKNIFTFISQHLSALTCGPAPLTADQSVTGVCGEHSVCQLSVCVVQRIQEKMCVTHSLPVSYRLLSVSELVSQQHLACVSNLSWSTNQQRAWAREAELSLPGQHALPRVNLLLIGCLRAGRGGEWRLTDGSGSVRCECLSPSPLWMNRPVFLPHWNYIPHNPVVQDVDGPAGYVELIGSPVLLCPGPEQVVAVGGGEGAGLSGAVGVREAAALLHNRVRGQRVSVCGRVGSVCPLLVVAGTTFFCFTLTDGSHSLPVLIKDSSRLWWSQCVCVGQSVCVTDLRVCVLRGWRGNNILCVTERSELHNNYTQEHTPVADTHTQLDTPLMSQHEEVCERAEPEAVQSAVRMKRSRVISYQGTVTEVVSEGAGLYVIDGKVGLCLSYQPPVRRRLRVGDGVELHHVHFLYRPCPDFPPSMLCTCLRSSLKVTAFSRVGGAPPAAHCPGDGVLPRLLLQKNVGVSEYLWACHLSSQLSHSLVLGVLQQQCVCVLSWKLMESLWRQQGRGRRDIYSEMLDEPHSCPLTQYSVDPAVHQYVSVSELCQSLQLDCWSSVSLSSLLPPDGPSMTRSQLNSALSWSCKTLSSDPQTGDSLRQRPLLLVGVLELPSQTSELKHSLQLRDGTGAVACIATETSEEDDGGQMPPSNTAWIGCLVCVLQFTMVMERFLKSDFPSYQHLDQEKFITKKHSRVYLQFSLDHVHILSPSVAMVTHLRQKAESSESDVTARKDTAEEETAWRKRRREEPDSVSTTTCPRGDGARPCVSIVIRVEQKEGVTWRNVGAGSHVEGAGLILCFSVRAAVIGPVVSWGQDPKNRPMMDRETDRQGEDKVVLMFCGGSARWFPVLQPGCLYRLTAADTQDPGLLIGCQVSGRSGVDLHTDSTLQVRSGWRFHTLTRPLRLHPCRQALSPSVLSVSEVLACRSDLVCFQGLVSERISLSDRTTDSGHTHTGVRLTLCDQSGRSLQVYLDLSHTPYPPGLLPGNTLLLSAFQRRMSRAGSVYCSYLPVSSITVMSLGDTRSVRPPVPMMHLAQWALDTEQRCIVGQVKGHVVCFLFLQLQWSCSLCGSVYTKVHNTLYTQSCCSPRCPSSSSVFQSRAKLVIDDGTGEAHVWVSGALVRPLLGLADCQWEGLQRVLRVKGHLRVVPRGQSSVRDAEDALLHFLLCWCSSDAVCRPLCLTCRTHCRQRSDDLRRFSRGDRDFMTRLTRPLQLTCLHLT, from the exons ATGGACCCTCTGCGGCTGTTCCTGGATCGGTTTGAATCCCGCAGCGAGGCC GAGTCTGCGTGGTTGAAGAACATCTTCACCTTCATCAGTCAACACCTGAGTGCTCTGACATGTGGCCCCGCCCCTCTGACAGCTGATCAATCAGTGACAG gtgtgtgcggtgagcacagtgtgtgtcagctcagtgtgtgtgtggtgcagagGATCCAGGAGAAgatgtgtgtcacacacagtttACCTGTCAGCTACAG gctgctgtctgtctccgAGCTCGTCTCCCAGCAGCACCTGGCCTGTGTTAGTAACCTGTCCTGGAGCACCAATCAGCAGCGAGCATGGGCGAGGGAGGCGGAGCTGTCTCTGCCCGGGCAGCACGCCCTGCCCCGGGTCaacctgctgctgattggctgcctgAGAGCAGGGCGTGGTGGAGAGTGGAGGCTGACGGACGGCAGCGGGAGCGTCAGGTGTGAG tgtctgtctccttctcctctctggaTGAATCGTCCCGTCTTCCTCCCTCACTGGAACTACATCCCCCACAATCCCGTAGTGCAGGATGTGGACGGACCTGCAGGCTACGTGGAGCTGATTGGTtctcctgtcctgctgtgtccTGGTCCTGAGCAGGTGGTGGCTGTTGGTGGTGgagagggggcggggcttagcGGGGCAGTGGGAGTCAGAGAGGCCGCAGCGTTACTGCACAACAG GGTCAGAGGACAgcgggtgtctgtgtgtggacggGTGGGTTCcgtctgccctctgctggtcgtAGCAGGAACAACGTTCTTCTGTTTCACACTGACGGACGGCTCacactcacttcctgtcctcatAAAG GACAGCAGCAGGTTGTGGtggtctcagtgtgtgtgtgttggacagagtgtgtgtgtgacggatctgcgtgtgtgtgtcctgcgaGGCTGGAGAGGAAACAACatcctgtgtgtgactgagcgCTCTGAATTACACAACAActacacacaggaacacacacctgtggcagacacacacacacagctggacacGCCTCTGATGTCACAGCATGAGGAGGTCTGTGAGAGGGCGGAGCCTGAGGCCGTCCAATCAGCTGTGAGGATGAAACGGTCCAGAGTCATCAGTTACCAG GGCACGGTGACCGAGGTGGTGAGCGAGGGGGCGGGGCTCTACGTGATTGATGGGAAGGTGGGCCTGTGTCTGTCCTATCAGCCGCCTGTGAGGAGGAGACTGAGGGTGGGAGACGGAGTGGAG CTGCACCatgttcacttcctgtatcGGCCCTGTCCTGACTTCcctcccagcatgctttgcaCCTGTCTGCGCTCCAGCTTGAAGGTCACGGCCTTCAGTCGAGTGGGGGGAGCTCCGCCCGCCGCCCACTGCCCAGGTGATGGAGTGTTGCCACGGTTACTGCTGCAGAAAAACGTGGGCGTGTCTGAGTACCTGTGGGCGTGTCACCTGAGCTCACAGCTGTCACACAG cctgGTCCTCGgcgtgctgcagcagcagtgtgtgtgtgtgttgtcctggaAGCTTATGGAGTCTTTGTGGAGACAACAAGGACGAGGACGCAGGGACATCTATTCAGAGATGCTGGATGAGCCtcacagctgtcctctgacacaG TACAGCGTGGACCCTGCTGTCCATCAGTATGTCAGTGTTTCGGAGCTCTGTCAGTCTCTGCAGTTGGACTGCTGGTCCTCGGTCTCACTGagctctctgctgccccctgatGGACCCAGTATGACTAGATCCCAGCTCAACTCGGCCCTGTCCTGGTCCTGCAAGACTCTGTCCTCTGACCCACAGACTGGGGACAGTCTCAG acagcgccccctgctgttggTGGGAGTGTTGGAGCTTCCATCTCAGACGTCTGAGCTCAAACACAGCCTGCAGCTCAGAGACGGTACAGGAGCTGTGGCCTGCATCGCCACGGAAACCAGTGAGGAGGATGATGGCGGTCAGATGCCCCCCTCTAACACCGCCTGGATCG gctgtctggtgtgtgtcctgcagttCACGATGGTGATGGAGAGATTCCTTAAATCTGACTTCCCTTCCTACCAACACCTGGACCAGGAGAAGTTCATCACAAAGAAACACTCCag GgtttatttacagttttctcTGGACCATGTTCACATCCTCAGTccttctgttgccatggtaacacacCTGAGGCAGAAGGCGGAGTCATCAGAGAGTGACGTCACAGCGAGGAAAGacacagcagaagaagagactgcctggaggaagagaagaagagaggaaccTGACTCTGTGTCCACGACAACATGCCCTCGGGGTGACGGAGCCCGGCCCTGTGTCTCCATAGTGATCAGGGTGGAGCAGAAGGAGGGCGTGACCTGGAGGAATGTGGGGGCGGGATCACACgtggagggggcggggcttatcCTGTGCTTCTCAGTGAGAGCTGCAGTCATTGGTCCTGTGGTCAGCTGGGGACAGGACCCAAAAAACAGACCAAtgatggacagagagacagacagacagggggagGACAAG gtggtgCTGATGTTCTGTGGTGGGTCAGCTCGGTGGTTTCCTGTCCTCCAGCCCGGCTGTCTGTACAgactcactgctgctgacaCTCAG GACCCCGgtcttctgattggctgtcaggTCTCGGGGAGGAGCGGTGTTGACCTCCACACTGACTCCACCCTACAGGTCAGATCTGGTTGGAGGTTCCACACTCTGACACGCCCCCTGAGGCTGCACCCCTGCAGAcag gCTCTCTCGCCCTcagtcctctctgtctctgaggtttTGGCCTGCAG GTCAGACCTGGTGTGTTTCCAGGGTCTGGTGTCTGAGAGGATCAGCCTGAGTGACAGGACCACGgactctggacacacacacacag gAGTGCGTCTCACACTGTGTGATCAAAGTGGGAGGAGCCTCCAGGTGTACCTGGACCTAAGCCACACCCCCTACCCACCTGGCCTGTTACCAGGCAACACATTACTGCTGTCTGCTTTCCAAAGGAGGATGTCcag ggcaGGCAGTGTGTACTGCTCATATTTACCTGTCAGCTCCATAACGGTGATGTCACTGGGAGACACCAG aTCTGTCCGTCCTCCTGTTCCCATGATGCATCTGGCTCAGTGGGCTCtagacacagagcagaggtgcattgtgggtcaggtcaaaggtcacgtggtgtgtttcctgttcctgcagctgcagtggaGCTGCTCACTGTGTGGCAGTGTGTACACAAAGgtacacaacacactgtacacacag tcttgtTGCAGCCCTCGGTGTCCTTCGTCCTCGTCCGTCTTTCAGTCCAGAGCAAA GCTGGTGATTGACGATGGGACGGGGGAGGCTCACGTCTGGGTCTCAGGTGCTCTGGTCCGTCCTCTGCTGGGATTGGCTGATTGTCAGTGGGAGGGGCTTCAGAGGGTTctcagggtcaaaggtcacctcaGAGTGGTCCCTCGGGGACAGAGCTCG GTGAGAGACGCTGAGGACGCTCTgctccacttcctgttgtgttggTGCAGCAGTGACGCTGTGTGTCGGCCGCTCTGCCtcacctgcaggacacactgcaggcagagaTCGGATG ACCTTAGGCGGTTCAGTCGAGGAGACAGAGACTTCATGACCAGACTGACTCGTCCTCTGCAGCTCACCTGTCTGCACCTGACCTGA
- the ctc1 gene encoding CST complex subunit CTC1 isoform X3, with amino-acid sequence MDPLRLFLDRFESRSEAESAWLKNIFTFISQHLSALTCGPAPLTADQSVTGVCGEHSVCQLSVCVVQRIQEKMCVTHSLPVSYRLLSVSELVSQQHLACVSNLSWSTNQQRAWAREAELSLPGQHALPRVNLLLIGCLRAGRGGEWRLTDGSGSVRCECLSPSPLWMNRPVFLPHWNYIPHNPVVQDVDGPAGYVELIGSPVLLCPGPEQVVAVGGGEGAGLSGAVGVREAAALLHNRVRGQRVSVCGRVGSVCPLLVVAGTTFFCFTLTDGSHSLPVLIKDSSRLWWSQCVCVGQSVCVTDLRVCVLRGWRGNNILCVTERSELHNNYTQEHTPVADTHTQLDTPLMSQHEEVCERAEPEAVQSAVRMKRSRVISYQGTVTEVVSEGAGLYVIDGKVGLCLSYQPPVRRRLRVGDGVELHHVHFLYRPCPDFPPSMLCTCLRSSLKVTAFSRVGGAPPAAHCPGDGVLPRLLLQKNVGVSEYLWACHLSSQLSHSLVLGVLQQQCVCVLSWKLMESLWRQQGRGRRDIYSEMLDEPHSCPLTQYSVDPAVHQYVSVSELCQSLQLDCWSSVSLSSLLPPDGPSMTRSQLNSALSWSCKTLSSDPQTGDSLRQRPLLLVGVLELPSQTSELKHSLQLRDGTGAVACIATETSEEDDGGQMPPSNTAWIGCLVCVLQFTMVMERFLKSDFPSYQHLDQEKFITKKHSSPSVAMVTHLRQKAESSESDVTARKDTAEEETAWRKRRREEPDSVSTTTCPRGDGARPCVSIVIRVEQKEGVTWRNVGAGSHVEGAGLILCFSVRAAVIGPVVSWGQDPKNRPMMDRETDRQGEDKVVLMFCGGSARWFPVLQPGCLYRLTAADTQDPGLLIGCQVSGRSGVDLHTDSTLQVRSGWRFHTLTRPLRLHPCRQALSPSVLSVSEVLACRSDLVCFQGLVSERISLSDRTTDSGHTHTGVRLTLCDQSGRSLQVYLDLSHTPYPPGLLPGNTLLLSAFQRRMSRAGSVYCSYLPVSSITVMSLGDTRSVRPPVPMMHLAQWALDTEQRCIVGQVKGHVVCFLFLQLQWSCSLCGSVYTKVHNTLYTQSCCSPRCPSSSSVFQSRAKLVIDDGTGEAHVWVSGALVRPLLGLADCQWEGLQRVLRVKGHLRVVPRGQSSVRDAEDALLHFLLCWCSSDAVCRPLCLTCRTHCRQRSDDLRRFSRGDRDFMTRLTRPLQLTCLHLT; translated from the exons ATGGACCCTCTGCGGCTGTTCCTGGATCGGTTTGAATCCCGCAGCGAGGCC GAGTCTGCGTGGTTGAAGAACATCTTCACCTTCATCAGTCAACACCTGAGTGCTCTGACATGTGGCCCCGCCCCTCTGACAGCTGATCAATCAGTGACAG gtgtgtgcggtgagcacagtgtgtgtcagctcagtgtgtgtgtggtgcagagGATCCAGGAGAAgatgtgtgtcacacacagtttACCTGTCAGCTACAG gctgctgtctgtctccgAGCTCGTCTCCCAGCAGCACCTGGCCTGTGTTAGTAACCTGTCCTGGAGCACCAATCAGCAGCGAGCATGGGCGAGGGAGGCGGAGCTGTCTCTGCCCGGGCAGCACGCCCTGCCCCGGGTCaacctgctgctgattggctgcctgAGAGCAGGGCGTGGTGGAGAGTGGAGGCTGACGGACGGCAGCGGGAGCGTCAGGTGTGAG tgtctgtctccttctcctctctggaTGAATCGTCCCGTCTTCCTCCCTCACTGGAACTACATCCCCCACAATCCCGTAGTGCAGGATGTGGACGGACCTGCAGGCTACGTGGAGCTGATTGGTtctcctgtcctgctgtgtccTGGTCCTGAGCAGGTGGTGGCTGTTGGTGGTGgagagggggcggggcttagcGGGGCAGTGGGAGTCAGAGAGGCCGCAGCGTTACTGCACAACAG GGTCAGAGGACAgcgggtgtctgtgtgtggacggGTGGGTTCcgtctgccctctgctggtcgtAGCAGGAACAACGTTCTTCTGTTTCACACTGACGGACGGCTCacactcacttcctgtcctcatAAAG GACAGCAGCAGGTTGTGGtggtctcagtgtgtgtgtgttggacagagtgtgtgtgtgacggatctgcgtgtgtgtgtcctgcgaGGCTGGAGAGGAAACAACatcctgtgtgtgactgagcgCTCTGAATTACACAACAActacacacaggaacacacacctgtggcagacacacacacacagctggacacGCCTCTGATGTCACAGCATGAGGAGGTCTGTGAGAGGGCGGAGCCTGAGGCCGTCCAATCAGCTGTGAGGATGAAACGGTCCAGAGTCATCAGTTACCAG GGCACGGTGACCGAGGTGGTGAGCGAGGGGGCGGGGCTCTACGTGATTGATGGGAAGGTGGGCCTGTGTCTGTCCTATCAGCCGCCTGTGAGGAGGAGACTGAGGGTGGGAGACGGAGTGGAG CTGCACCatgttcacttcctgtatcGGCCCTGTCCTGACTTCcctcccagcatgctttgcaCCTGTCTGCGCTCCAGCTTGAAGGTCACGGCCTTCAGTCGAGTGGGGGGAGCTCCGCCCGCCGCCCACTGCCCAGGTGATGGAGTGTTGCCACGGTTACTGCTGCAGAAAAACGTGGGCGTGTCTGAGTACCTGTGGGCGTGTCACCTGAGCTCACAGCTGTCACACAG cctgGTCCTCGgcgtgctgcagcagcagtgtgtgtgtgtgttgtcctggaAGCTTATGGAGTCTTTGTGGAGACAACAAGGACGAGGACGCAGGGACATCTATTCAGAGATGCTGGATGAGCCtcacagctgtcctctgacacaG TACAGCGTGGACCCTGCTGTCCATCAGTATGTCAGTGTTTCGGAGCTCTGTCAGTCTCTGCAGTTGGACTGCTGGTCCTCGGTCTCACTGagctctctgctgccccctgatGGACCCAGTATGACTAGATCCCAGCTCAACTCGGCCCTGTCCTGGTCCTGCAAGACTCTGTCCTCTGACCCACAGACTGGGGACAGTCTCAG acagcgccccctgctgttggTGGGAGTGTTGGAGCTTCCATCTCAGACGTCTGAGCTCAAACACAGCCTGCAGCTCAGAGACGGTACAGGAGCTGTGGCCTGCATCGCCACGGAAACCAGTGAGGAGGATGATGGCGGTCAGATGCCCCCCTCTAACACCGCCTGGATCG gctgtctggtgtgtgtcctgcagttCACGATGGTGATGGAGAGATTCCTTAAATCTGACTTCCCTTCCTACCAACACCTGGACCAGGAGAAGTTCATCACAAAGAAACACTCCag TccttctgttgccatggtaacacacCTGAGGCAGAAGGCGGAGTCATCAGAGAGTGACGTCACAGCGAGGAAAGacacagcagaagaagagactgcctggaggaagagaagaagagaggaaccTGACTCTGTGTCCACGACAACATGCCCTCGGGGTGACGGAGCCCGGCCCTGTGTCTCCATAGTGATCAGGGTGGAGCAGAAGGAGGGCGTGACCTGGAGGAATGTGGGGGCGGGATCACACgtggagggggcggggcttatcCTGTGCTTCTCAGTGAGAGCTGCAGTCATTGGTCCTGTGGTCAGCTGGGGACAGGACCCAAAAAACAGACCAAtgatggacagagagacagacagacagggggagGACAAG gtggtgCTGATGTTCTGTGGTGGGTCAGCTCGGTGGTTTCCTGTCCTCCAGCCCGGCTGTCTGTACAgactcactgctgctgacaCTCAG GACCCCGgtcttctgattggctgtcaggTCTCGGGGAGGAGCGGTGTTGACCTCCACACTGACTCCACCCTACAGGTCAGATCTGGTTGGAGGTTCCACACTCTGACACGCCCCCTGAGGCTGCACCCCTGCAGAcag gCTCTCTCGCCCTcagtcctctctgtctctgaggtttTGGCCTGCAG GTCAGACCTGGTGTGTTTCCAGGGTCTGGTGTCTGAGAGGATCAGCCTGAGTGACAGGACCACGgactctggacacacacacacag gAGTGCGTCTCACACTGTGTGATCAAAGTGGGAGGAGCCTCCAGGTGTACCTGGACCTAAGCCACACCCCCTACCCACCTGGCCTGTTACCAGGCAACACATTACTGCTGTCTGCTTTCCAAAGGAGGATGTCcag ggcaGGCAGTGTGTACTGCTCATATTTACCTGTCAGCTCCATAACGGTGATGTCACTGGGAGACACCAG aTCTGTCCGTCCTCCTGTTCCCATGATGCATCTGGCTCAGTGGGCTCtagacacagagcagaggtgcattgtgggtcaggtcaaaggtcacgtggtgtgtttcctgttcctgcagctgcagtggaGCTGCTCACTGTGTGGCAGTGTGTACACAAAGgtacacaacacactgtacacacag tcttgtTGCAGCCCTCGGTGTCCTTCGTCCTCGTCCGTCTTTCAGTCCAGAGCAAA GCTGGTGATTGACGATGGGACGGGGGAGGCTCACGTCTGGGTCTCAGGTGCTCTGGTCCGTCCTCTGCTGGGATTGGCTGATTGTCAGTGGGAGGGGCTTCAGAGGGTTctcagggtcaaaggtcacctcaGAGTGGTCCCTCGGGGACAGAGCTCG GTGAGAGACGCTGAGGACGCTCTgctccacttcctgttgtgttggTGCAGCAGTGACGCTGTGTGTCGGCCGCTCTGCCtcacctgcaggacacactgcaggcagagaTCGGATG ACCTTAGGCGGTTCAGTCGAGGAGACAGAGACTTCATGACCAGACTGACTCGTCCTCTGCAGCTCACCTGTCTGCACCTGACCTGA